The genomic window GTACGGAAGCCGAGACCGCTACATTAAAACGTCGTTTATTAGTGCATTTTTCGCGTGTAGCCGAATCAATGAATAAGTAGAGCAACATTTACTTATGACTGCACGGTCTGCTCACCCGGAATACAACGCGTCGGAGCAGCACCGGAAGTCACGGAGGCTACCCCTCTCGCTCCGCCGTATACTTTTATTCTTTGTACGCGTGAGGCGGACGTCGGCTTTTGGAGGACAGGTAATGCGCCGAGGTTATCCACGGCATCGGTTCATCCGAATCAAATCATGTATTACTGGACCACATTCACCCGAGACACGGACTTCACCATTCAGCCCTACATATGATTATATGTTGGTGCGTTTGCAATGGCttccgtttttttcttcttctgatctTTTCGGTGTTTTCCGAAGCAAATAATAAGTTAAGCTACAAAAGCGTTTTATTTAACGTGAAGCGAACTTTACTTCCACCACAGCCCACTTAGCTCGCAGCACTTCCTTGAACGGCGTTCAACTAGAAATAGGTCGCTAACGTTTAAATTAGCTTTACGCCGACATTGTGGAAAGCACAACACGTGTTGGCTCTTATACAGCTGGAGCtcacagctagctagctaatatCAGTTCATCACGTGACGCTCTGTAGTGGCCCTTATTCAAGGGTTATgcaatttgttttgttctttaatATATGAAGCTTTTAACAAGCCACGATGTTGGTGTACAACGAGCCAGTAGAGGGCGCCATGGTACCGTTACGCATGTAAAGAAAGCTGGGTACCACTTTCTAAATCGCCCATAATGAAGGTTTTATGGATGATGGTGTTATAAACCATTCCTGTTTTTTACCCTTTACTAATACGTCATTTGCCCGTTTTTGACACATTTCTCTGGCTGGTAAATCACATTAAATCTTTAATTGTAAATGTTAATAATTtgttgaaaatatttttgatcCAGATGCTCTGCAGTATTGTTCTACAAAATCAGAGGTCAAttttaacttttaactggtCAACTAAGAAGCACACAATCTGAAGGAGGATAACCTACCAACCCCAAATTTAGCATTTATTAATACCGTACCTATAAAATATTTGTCAATTATTTACTAAACATGTATTAAGCCAGCAGTTAACAACTGGCCATTTTACCCGTCACCTGTTGCGtatctgaagaaaaaaataacgaGGAATATAACAAATGTTTCAAAGTTTCTCTCTTCTTCGTTGTAGGTAGGACAGACAGACTCAACCAAAACATGTAAGAGCCTCTCAAACACAACAGAGTGTTGGGTGTTATTACTTTTGAGTAatacactaatatatatatatatatatatatatatatatatacatttatttatatatatatattgcttttcttttgaaggTCAGGGTTGAAACATCACATGTCGCTGCCTCTGTCGGTGGGCGTCCTGTTGGTGGGCCTCCCGTACTCCATCTCTCTAGCGGCCCAGTGGCTTTATGGCTGGCCCAACAAGCCCGGATACAAGAAGTACATAGAAGCTCTGAAACCACGGTAACTTGTAAAATACCGTAGAGCTCTTCCTGTTGTTTTACTCATTAAGAAGAGTCAGTTATTAACCCTCTTTTTCCCCCCATCTTTGGCCTTTTCAACAGACGAATATACTGTTTGACCAGAGCTGTGCTGGAGACTCTCAAATATCTGCAATATGGGAGACTTTACTTTCAGTGGAAGTCGTGGTACAAGAATGAGGATAACCGCAAGCACTATGAGAAGGTACGTTCACCATGAGTCACAGTAGAAGTGTCTTTTCCATCGTAGGGGGTCAGACACTTTATTAAGTATTTAGAATGGAATAATAATTATCACACTGTTAGGTTTTCTGATCAGATTCCAACACTTGACTCGATGCGGTTCCTGGAAAATGAGTTCACAGTTTTGTCTGTTCGGACACAAAGGGCATCACATTCGGCCGCCGAAGCAACAAGCTGGACTTATACCACCCTCCGAATGTGGATCGGTCCAAAGAGGCGCCCGCACCGCTGGTGGTGTTCATCTACGGAGGAGCATGGGGCTCCGGGGACCGATCCATTTACTGTCTGCTGGCGAGGCAGATGGCCGAAGAACTGAGCGCAACTGTCATTTGTCCGGATTACTGCGTCTATCCAAAGGTGGGAGAACAGCACACACTGTACTCTGATTGGATTGTTAGATATGTGGGTCAGAATTGTAAAGACGTATAATTTAAAGCGGCAGATAAGGAAATTGAATCCTAAATGTCACTGACTGCTGGTTCCATCTGATTGCTGATCCAGACGAATGTTTTGGGCATGGTCCAGGATATTGCTGACTGCTTGGTCTGGGCCCAAGAGAGTGGACAGAAGTTCAACTTTGACAAAGTAagaaatatgtatgtatgcttgAGAAAACTTTCAGATTGTAAAACAGTAATATTGACCATTTATTATAAAACCGTGAAGGAACATTTTTTATAGGGTTCACAAATTCATATGAATACCTGTAGGTAGTCTACATTTTCCTAAAAAGATAACCACTAGTCAATTTTcatgcaacatttaaagtgtaacaacccccccaaaaaagggggtcaatgttagctagctaactagacAGTGGTTAGCTAGCAAACAGTTTTCTTGTTGTGTGGACTGATGTGTCTGAAGAAATAAAGTTGAATAACTAAATACGATTTTTATGTGTGCAGTTCTCACAGTTCAAACTCataacatgaatacattttcaaccctatttatttatttttccacttgACCCAATCAGTCTAATCAGTTTCTAATGAAGTAACAAACTAATGTTGTTGGATTACTGATCCACAGTACAGTGTTCAGTGTAGATGATATGCCATTACACATGTCTTGGTTTTTTCTGCCATTCACAGGACAACATAGTATTAATTGGCCATTCGGCGGGTGCTCACTTGTGCGCACTGACCGCGCTGTTTCTCATCGATGCAAGAGAGGAGCTTTTCATCGAGGCAAGCAAGCAGAGGGATGTTATCGTGGCAATAAGAGGAGTCATCGGTAAGCACCGCCCTAGTTTCAGTGACAGTTGGGATCGTGTTCCGTGCTTCAGTAAACTCAACTTTAACACGTTTACTGCCTTTGTGGCACTCATGAATGTTCATGTTTTGATTGAGGACCTTATTCTATTTAATaagttttttttcacaatgaAAAATGTTATTATCTTTCAATCTTATATTTTCCTTGGATTCATTGCTGGCATTTTTAAATtctattagtatttatttattgttaattcTACATGTTTCCCGGACAGGTCTGAGTGGCGTGTACGACATCATGGACCATTATGAGCACGAGCAGAAGAGAGCAGTGGAGTACGTGTCCACCATGCATAAAGCCATGAACGGAGTGGAGAACTTCCCATACTACTCACCGACACACTCACTGAAGCAGCTGAGCCGGGAGAAGCTGGAcaggtgagaaaaaaacaaaaaaagaccttCATGAAACCTTTAacacctattattattattattattattattatttatttatttattttattcacccacgatcttctctctcccccctccccttgccAGAGTGCCTCCTTTCGTTTTGCTCCACGGGACCGATGACATCATCGTGCCCGCCGAGTCGTCCGCGAAGTTCTCCGACCTCCTCACCTCGCTGTCCGTGAAGGTGTCGCTCTACCTGCTCCCCAGGGTCGACCACACCGAGATCGTCACCGACCTCATGGTGCCGGGCCGCCGCTTCTACCACCCCATCTACAGCTGCATCCAGCAGGAGTACAGGAAGCTGCTGGGGGCCTGCTGACAACACGTCAGATCATCcatttttcactagtgtttacTGGTTGTGCCATACACTTACTTTATTTATATCGCCTGCTCTTCATAACTCAACATGAATCATACGTAgccttgattttttttttactcgatTGGGATGACATTATCAtgagttatgtttttttaattcgaTTATAATTTAGTAAATATGAGAGTTTGCGTCTGATTGACTTTTGAATCGACGCTCTTGAGAAAGAACATTCCTTGCGGACCGCGGTCTGGCTGACATCACGCTCATATTGTCTTGGAGATGTCAGCCAGTTTGAAGAGAACTGAAATGAATTCTTAACAGTATTATGAAAGAACACCGTGAAGCGTACTAATACATAATGCTAAAAGAGGAGTACAGTTACGACATGTCTTAATGACACtgcaaacattttttattatgtttttatgaaatgaaattgtaatatattttcttgactaactatttattcatattaGACATTTGTTCTGTCTTTATGAATTGACTACAAATCTCTCGCGatactatatattatacttATATTTGTTTGCCAAGCAGCAGCACTTACAGTAAGCCAATATAAACAATTACAAACAAATTATGTATATTGTTAATCACAATTGTATGCTTTATATATGAAAGTACATTGTTTTTACCATATGCTTGTTCCGTACATTTAACAGATATCGTCAGTAAAGGTAGGTAATAATTGGTAGAAAACCTAAATATACTTTGTTGCAAACGTACAAAAATCCATTGAAGCAGGCAATATCATGTAAGAACATGCACATGACTACATTAAAATACATGCAGTCTGAACACACTAGCATTTCATTAAACATGTATCtacataatatacatacatatacatttattacataAATGCTGCGGGGACTGGGCATAAACTGGAAATTACAATATTCATTGTTTTCCTTTGGCGGTTAGAATGTGTCAGTGGTGCCCAGATTATACTGAACTAAAGCTACAACCTTTTTCACATGTGCTATAACATAAAATCCCTATGCATATTGATTAGTATCTATTGTATGAAAAGGATTGAGCCATGAAGGAAGGCAGAATCATATCTTGTTGATAAGAAGTGGACAAAGTTTACGTGACATTCGTGGaatgccgttttgaagcctcaagagaagtagtcattttctcatcgacttctatacaatcttatttttgcaaccaatcAGTTGCCCCATTAGAAACAATGCAGGTTAAAGGAACTTTCACTGTAGCTTCgcttttcagacccggaggtcACCGCCTGTCCAGAATCTTATATAAAAGCAAGACCCTCCTCAGCTTTAttaatatttccatttgatttgAAAATGTAGCCACTAGTCATTTTAATCTAAACTTTTATTACAGCCGCCATATGCGTGAACTGAAAAAAAATTTCAAATATTGGGGAATTATGAACATCATTATTTCTTGTTACCTAACTTTGTCTTTAGTTTTCTCAAAtactgtacagtaaaatctcaTAAAAATAGACATAGACATAGAAGAGGTCCTCGTGAACAACAAACCAGAGGCAAtagaatataaccttttaaagatgtgctttaataacagttcaaATATTGGGAAATTAAGAATATTTATCTTTTCATTTGAGCAAACTTTGCCTTTAATTTTCACAAAAACTACTGTAAAATCTCTATAAAATAGACATAGCAGGGGACCTCATGAACAATACACCAGTGAAAATAGAATATAACTTgttaaggatctgctttaataacaattataatattgtgaaattatgaatagaatcattgaatttgagctgactttcaattaaaaacagtacagtagtgtaacttcatccatccatccatccattttcaataccgcttatcctcattagggtcgcgggggcgctggagcctatcccagctgacatagggcgaaggcaggggacaccctggacaggccgccagtgtaacttcatatgttattaaaatattatgtcatataatgtccaaaataatgttgtttttgactttttatattaaaatttGACAAAACATTGCTTAAATAAGGGTCTATCTCCGTGTTTTTGGGACGTACAAGCCTCTGTACCGTAACACCATAAAGAGAGGTGCATTACATTTTAAGCGGCGGTTCACTTGACCGAGTAGCTCACATGACGGCAGTGCTGCCTCACAGAGTCCAGTCCACTTCGGGCTGCAACAGCTTCACAGCTCAACTGTTGAGTTGGACGGCACCGACGCGCGAAGAAGAAGTGGGGGGGAATCATGTCTGTTAAAATGTACCGCACGTGTCTGTAACATTCGTGTTCCCACCGGGAGAACAAAGATGGACCCTGTTGTGAAAAACACCCAGGAGAAGAAGACGAAGTTGTGGCTCCGCGGTCTGCTTTGGTGGTCGCTTCTGCTCGAGCTGGCGTCGGGAGGtaacaacttttcttttcttttttcgtcttcaacaagaaaacaaacgAGAGAGAAACTCATTGTATGGTGTTTTCAGTCCCGATGTGTGAATCCCGTTAGCGTATCAACATATTTGATCACATTGACGAGGTTGTTCCAGGTGTTTGTAGTTTACCGAGGAATCACTTTCACCCTGAAGGCTACATGAGATTGCCCGGGTTATAACGACCACTTCAATGGTCGCGACAAATTATCGTAAATgtagttgtctttttttaatggctgACAGTGATTCGCTTCACATGGAGGCTACAGTAGATACTTTCTGTATGAAATGTAATAGCAGACTCACTTACCGAGGATAGTTACATGTTTTCTCGACGCGACGTTGTGGCGCCGTATGAGGTTCTcaggtcttttaaaaaaaaagttaatctcAACAACATTAATACAATTGTGAATGAAGTCTGGCTGTTGGCTGTTTGTCTGCAGCCATTCATTCACACAGCAACAACAGATGGTCGTTTTTTAAAATAGCTTTTTAGGGAGCTTGATTCTGCAAGAGTTTTTCAATTTAATGTGGCCAATAACATCAGTATTTATCTCAGAGACATGACCTGGGATAATCCGTGCACGCACAGGCGCTTACCTTGTCACAAGGAGCAGTGCAAATGGGGCTGCGATGCCCGTGGGAACATCTTATTGACAACACTACACTCGCATTAAAGTCAAAGAAATGGACAGGCGTTGAGAGATCTACGGGGTGGGCTTGGATGCTTTTTTCATGAGTCACAGCTTCAGATGTATGTTATTTGCATCCATGTGGGCATTCATTGGCCTCTCTGGTTTATTTGATTCCATGCATGTGTCATCTAAATTCAGCGTTCATGCAGGCTCTGCCTCACCATATCCTCACCTCAATGCATGTGCGTATATATATCTCCATCTCCATACATGCATCCGCATGCCAGAGTGCATGACAAGTCAACAAAAACTGTACAGGCAGTGACAAGCACTGGACTTAGCCCTCAAATTAAATGTAAGCGGGTGTGTTCGCTAAAAGGTCACTGGCTTTGTTGTTGAATGGACGGTTTGTGTAATCCCCCCCAAGAAAAACCCAAATGTCCCTGACACACAGAAACGGCCCCTGCAAACATGTAGATTACAGAACAACCTCCAAACACCTCTTGTGTTTCTGCTTATGTGTGGgtattgttttctgtctgtgcaCCCTGCTCTTTCATTTACATACCTccacctccttccctcccccccaaaaaagtccATGTTTCAGCATGTGAGAAGTCCAAAAACAAAACCGGCCCAAAAAGACcctgacattttctttccatcttttcTCCCAGCTTTTCAAGAATCCAGCAAACTATGGGCAACAacctttttatgtttgttgtggCTCTAACCAAACATGACGCTCAATCACAGGGCTTTAACGTCACTGCTCAAACCACCGAAATACAATTGAGCATGCATGTCCATCCCTGTGAATCTAAGGGAGCAAATGTCATTGCATTCCTCTTGGCcagtgttttagttttttggggaaatgctgagcccccccccccccccccccccccccccacacacccttTTCACTGTTCTACAGAGAGCAAGTCAGATGAATGAACAAGATGTATTTATGAGAAAGGACAGTAAGTGCAGTCAGCCTGACTCAGAGTGAGGATGAGTAATGCTGGATGCTGTTCCTGTGGGCCAATCGATACGTTTGTTTACAGCTGGATTTAACAGTTGCTAAAGGCCCATTACGCCTGACAGCTCTGTTAAAGCTCATTAAACAAACAGAAGGAATAACTATCCTATTAtttttctatataaatataatgtatatattgaGTTAGAGAAATGAATGATGTTACTTATTCCCTATTTTTTTCtctaaagaaatatatatatatatatatatatatatttattattattattagaatttttttttttttaaatgtatttatttagagagaagaaatctgtatatatatatatatatatatatatatatatatatatatatatatatatatatatatatatatattcaacttTGTCCAGCTTGTTAACTTGTTTGcccttttactttattattcagCCGGGGCACATTTCTGTGTGAACTGGTGCAAAACAAGGCTACTTTCTGGGTGCGCACAAATGACCACCAGAGCCGGCGGAAGGGAGCGACCATGTGAGGTTCATTGGACAACATGTAGCTACTTAATAAGCCGTTTGACTAGAAATGTATTTCATGGTGATAGATAACTAAACAAGTCTGACTCAAAAGACAAGCTCACTTTGATTCACGGCTGCGGGCTTGGTAAGGTATTCATTTTGTTCATGAATAGGATGAGGGGGTCAGGAGTGGAGGGCTGCAAAGGTTAAATCAGTTGAAGGAaaattaataattcatttattatttcaattcaCTGTTCAAGCAACATATtcactggttccagcttctcagtTGTGATAATGTACTGTTTCTTTGTCTAATGGTAAAGGGAACGCTGTCTGtcgtaaaaaaatattttctggtATTTTATAGATAAGCCCATGATGTGGGATTTTACCATCTGGTGTTGAAACTGGGCCGATATATCTGTCTGTTGGGGGGCAGATTTGTTTGTCTCAAAGTTACAAAAAACGTATTTTGTAAATGGGCGATGCACAAAGGCCGAGTCTGTCTGCACGCaagcaaaaatgtcaaatcGGCCAATTATTTCAAGAAATCCTGGGAGATGAGGAGAAACAAACCACTCTCTCTTCTACCAATCGGTATTCTCTCTatctcatattttattattttattttattatatatatatattatatattatattataaataattatttattttctttatatatatatatatatatatatatatatatatatatatatatttataagtcAAAGTGTATGTTGTAAtggctgttttttcttttcttcttagCACAGGATGTTTGACACGAGTGAAACTTGATCTGTATTGTCTTCACTTCAGTCTCTCTGCAATCAGCTCCTGCTGACGTGGCCTGAGGGCTAGCTAATTCACGCTGCTCGATCTGTACAGATTGGATTCAGTCGAGCCAATTGGTGCATTAATCCTTTTCAGGAGTTCCAACAATGCATTAACTCACATTAACTGTAACCAGCCTCCCCGTTGAGTCACCCTGTTCCATTAGTGGTGCGCTGTTCTTGCCAATTAATGAATCATTCAAGTTTCTTAGCGAGAGGCCAAAGACGTCCGTTAACCGTTCTTTTTTCATAATATGCGTGGGAGCTGCAGAGCTCGAGTGCTGCTGGTGCGTGGGCACGAGGGCTCGGATGAGAGCGCTTCAGAGCGCGTTAGGCCAGATTACAGGGTTGATGCGAGATGGCTGTGGGGGGTGAAACAGCTGGGCCTGTCCGCCACAGTTGTTTCTGGCATTGCGTGGACGTCAGGGCCTTTCATGTTCAGGTTGAAGGTTCCTGTCGGGGCAGGACAGGCCCAAACACGTCTGACTTCCCCTCCTGAGCTCCccgatcctcctcctcctcctcctccgttgtGGCATTAAAGTCAAATAcctttaaagtgtaaaaaacaaTCATCCCTACTAATCTGGACGGTCGGCAAACAACTTTCTCTGAGAGCCACAAAACAAGCAGACgcgcataaaaaaaaaaaccccacctGCCATTCTATTTAGTTTCATCCTAAAAAGAAGGTTATTACTCTACAATCTAAAAGTGTTTTCATCATTGCACTCTTGTCGAACATGTAAACTACCAGCACACAAACGCAGCAGGCCACCCAGGAAGGGTGAAACCCAGCAGAGAATCTTACAAGCATTCTTTTAAATCGGGGTGAGGTATAATTTGTTgcgctgtatgtgtgtgtttatctttgtgcgtgtgtttatggGTGCGAGTGCTTCCCGCACACATAGGCTCCACTTGTATAGAACAACCCGGATGATAAGTAGCCTGACTTTTACATCTAAATGTTACACGTTGGGCGATATTAAGAGCACAATGCTTGGCTTTACTCGCTCGGTGTTCCCTGCTACTGTACTTTCTGTTCCGTTTTTTAAATCCTcccgccaccaccaccatcaccatctccCTAATGTCTCTTTCTCCAGTTTCCTTCTACGGAGACGGCTTTGTGCAGCTCAAGGCGACCGAGTCGTCCGACCGTAACGCGCTGCGCGTCCGCTTCCGAACCTCCAGCGCCGGCGGCCTGCTGTTCCTGGCTGCCGGCCAGACTAGATACTTCCTGCTGGAGCTCCACGGCGGCCGCCTGCAGGTGGGTACATTGGTGGCCCCCAGCGCATGAGCATATATGTTCAAGTACACATGAGCGAGGGCACGCAAGCACACGCTCACATCTACACAGGCAcatccacacgcacacatgcagtacacacacacacacacacattaactccATACCAGTCACTTGTCACAGTGGGATGATGAAAGCAGTTTGTTGTGTTCGA from Cyclopterus lumpus isolate fCycLum1 chromosome 9, fCycLum1.pri, whole genome shotgun sequence includes these protein-coding regions:
- the si:dkey-193c22.1 gene encoding probable isoprenylcysteine alpha-carbonyl methylesterase ICMEL2 isoform X1, whose protein sequence is MYFRDIRAEIIGRTDRLNQNMSGLKHHMSLPLSVGVLLVGLPYSISLAAQWLYGWPNKPGYKKYIEALKPRRIYCLTRAVLETLKYLQYGRLYFQWKSWYKNEDNRKHYEKGITFGRRSNKLDLYHPPNVDRSKEAPAPLVVFIYGGAWGSGDRSIYCLLARQMAEELSATVICPDYCVYPKTNVLGMVQDIADCLVWAQESGQKFNFDKDNIVLIGHSAGAHLCALTALFLIDAREELFIEASKQRDVIVAIRGVIGLSGVYDIMDHYEHEQKRAVEYVSTMHKAMNGVENFPYYSPTHSLKQLSREKLDRVPPFVLLHGTDDIIVPAESSAKFSDLLTSLSVKVSLYLLPRVDHTEIVTDLMVPGRRFYHPIYSCIQQEYRKLLGAC
- the si:dkey-193c22.1 gene encoding probable isoprenylcysteine alpha-carbonyl methylesterase ICMEL2 isoform X2 — encoded protein: MSGLKHHMSLPLSVGVLLVGLPYSISLAAQWLYGWPNKPGYKKYIEALKPRRIYCLTRAVLETLKYLQYGRLYFQWKSWYKNEDNRKHYEKGITFGRRSNKLDLYHPPNVDRSKEAPAPLVVFIYGGAWGSGDRSIYCLLARQMAEELSATVICPDYCVYPKTNVLGMVQDIADCLVWAQESGQKFNFDKDNIVLIGHSAGAHLCALTALFLIDAREELFIEASKQRDVIVAIRGVIGLSGVYDIMDHYEHEQKRAVEYVSTMHKAMNGVENFPYYSPTHSLKQLSREKLDRVPPFVLLHGTDDIIVPAESSAKFSDLLTSLSVKVSLYLLPRVDHTEIVTDLMVPGRRFYHPIYSCIQQEYRKLLGAC